A region from the Lolium perenne isolate Kyuss_39 chromosome 4, Kyuss_2.0, whole genome shotgun sequence genome encodes:
- the LOC139839323 gene encoding calcium-transporting ATPase 1, endoplasmic reticulum-type-like yields the protein MLIATCCFLIGSNTSHAYPIPSSVGAVLEQFNDTLVRILLAAAVVSFVFALYDGAEGGEARTMAFVEPLIIFLILIVNAVVRVWQESNGERALEALKEIHSDHATVKRDGRWSHNLPVCDLVKLRVGDKVPTDMRMLQLISSTLRVDVY from the exons ATGCTCATT GCGACGTGTTGTTTTCTGATTGGCTCAAACACGTCACATGCCTATCCTATTCCTAGCAGCGTGGGGGCAGTTCTGGAGCAGTTCAACGACACGCTGGTCCGCATCCTGCTGGCCGCGGCCGTGGTCTCCTTCGTGTTCGCGCTCTACGACGGGGCGGAGGGCGGGGAGGCGCGCACGATGGCGTTCGTGGAGCCGCTCATCATCTTCCTTATCCTCATCGTCAACGCCGTGGTCAGGGTATGGCAGGAGAGCAACGGTGAGAGGGCGCTCGAGGCGCTGAAGGAGATCCACTCGGATCACGCCACCGTCAAGCGGGATGGGCGCTGGTCGCACAACCTCCCCGTGTGCGACCTCGTCAAGCTCCGGGTCGGCGACAAGGTGCCCACGGACATGCGCATGCTGCAGCTCATCAGCTCCACCCTGCGCGTTGATGTCTActag